In Dyadobacter subterraneus, a single genomic region encodes these proteins:
- a CDS encoding sulfatase-like hydrolase/transferase: MNLINRSSGLQKLLLIFPAFAFSILLAFTGKEYNTNSVAKTPNIVVILADDMGYGDIKSFNPNSQIPTPNLDKLAGSGIKFTDAHSGSAVCSPTRYGLITGRYAFRSSLKKGVLGGYSPPLIEKDRFTIADLLKNAGYNTAVIGKWHLGLGYAGNTAAIKVDSTNGWPTGEGIDVETPLLQSPNDLGFDYSYIIPSSLDIPPYIYFENGKPSEKGIVKMEGKNSPRGVFWREGKASTNFKIEKTLDHFSYKASEFLTNSSKKKKPFFLYLPLTSPHTPWLPSAQFKDKSKAGIYGDFVAHTDNVVGKVLHTLDSLGLTENTLVIFTSDNGADWKPGDKKIYPDHQANYIFRGQKSDIWEGGHHVPFIASWPKNIRPNQSTTETICLTDLLATFASITGQKIPDNVAQDSFDFSILFNGNKSTKSIRKSIIHHSIQGMFAIKSGKWKYIDGQGSGGWSKDESATVDLKSQLYDLGKDPTESQNVVEEFPDIAKKLKAELDAQNANGFTRPGGRN, translated from the coding sequence ATGAATTTAATAAACCGATCCTCGGGCTTACAAAAACTGCTGCTGATATTCCCTGCCTTCGCTTTTAGTATTTTATTGGCTTTCACAGGTAAAGAATATAATACAAATTCAGTGGCAAAAACACCAAATATCGTTGTAATACTTGCGGATGATATGGGTTACGGTGATATAAAATCTTTTAACCCAAACTCTCAGATTCCGACGCCTAATCTTGACAAACTTGCCGGCAGCGGAATAAAATTTACAGATGCTCATTCCGGATCCGCTGTTTGCTCCCCTACCCGTTACGGTCTGATCACTGGTCGTTACGCTTTTCGTTCCTCATTAAAAAAAGGAGTATTGGGTGGTTATTCACCGCCGTTGATCGAAAAGGACAGATTTACGATTGCCGACTTGCTAAAAAATGCAGGTTACAATACTGCTGTGATCGGGAAATGGCATCTTGGACTTGGATACGCCGGCAATACAGCCGCTATCAAGGTTGACTCCACAAACGGCTGGCCAACAGGCGAAGGAATTGATGTAGAAACACCGCTTCTTCAAAGTCCAAATGATCTTGGATTTGATTATAGCTACATCATACCGTCGTCACTGGATATACCGCCGTATATCTATTTTGAAAATGGAAAACCATCAGAAAAAGGAATTGTGAAAATGGAAGGAAAAAATTCGCCGCGCGGTGTTTTTTGGCGTGAAGGAAAAGCTTCCACAAATTTTAAAATAGAAAAAACGCTGGATCACTTTTCCTATAAAGCATCAGAATTTCTGACAAATTCGTCAAAAAAGAAAAAACCATTTTTTCTGTATTTACCGCTGACTAGTCCGCATACACCCTGGCTTCCTTCTGCTCAGTTCAAGGACAAATCAAAGGCTGGAATATACGGTGATTTTGTTGCGCATACAGACAATGTTGTTGGCAAAGTTCTTCACACGCTCGACAGTCTGGGTCTAACTGAAAACACGCTGGTAATTTTCACTTCCGACAATGGTGCAGACTGGAAACCGGGTGATAAAAAGATATATCCAGATCATCAGGCCAACTATATTTTCAGAGGGCAAAAATCTGATATCTGGGAAGGAGGGCATCATGTTCCTTTTATTGCAAGCTGGCCAAAAAATATCAGACCAAATCAAAGTACTACCGAAACAATATGTCTGACGGATCTGTTGGCAACTTTCGCTTCGATAACCGGACAGAAAATTCCCGATAATGTAGCACAGGACAGTTTTGATTTCTCAATATTATTTAACGGAAATAAGTCAACCAAATCAATAAGAAAAAGTATAATACATCACTCCATCCAGGGAATGTTTGCTATCAAAAGTGGAAAATGGAAATATATAGATGGACAGGGAAGCGGTGGCTGGTCAAAAGATGAATCAGCCACGGTGGATCTAAAATCGCAGTTATATGACCTTGGCAAAGATCCAACCGAAAGCCAAAACGTCGTTGAAGAATTTCCTGATATTGCAAAGAAATTAAAGGCAGAACTGGATGCACAAAATGCCAACGGTTTTACAAGGCCGGGAGGACGAAATTAA
- a CDS encoding TolC family protein codes for MNCYYNAKTIRLLALSITLILLSPLFATAQFKVTTASEGTEQGTVTNGTLEEIIQYAMKNQPLIRQSVIDERITENTVKTKLADWYPQINFNYSLQHNFLIQTSIIGGNPVKLGVNNTSAAQFTLSQAIFNRDVLLAKRTRGDVQLQASQTTTANKVDLAVNVSKAFYDVLATSQQIYVSQEDIVRLERSLQDAQNQYKSGVTDKIDYKRAMISLNNTKAAKKSNEDILKGKLEYLKSLMGYPIEKELKISYDSLQMEREMLIDTIQGPDVNSRIEFQLLTTQKRLQEANVSYNKMSFLPTVAANGAYNLNYQNNRFGDLYINNYPQSFAAVTLALPLFQGGKRKYNINSAEWQLKRTNLDITNLKNNINSEYANALGYYKGSLATLLAQKDNVDLAKEVYDVIQLQYKSGIKTYLEVITSETDLRLARINYYNALYQVLANKIDVQKALGQLNNY; via the coding sequence ATGAATTGTTATTATAACGCTAAAACGATAAGGCTTTTAGCACTTAGTATTACACTCATCCTGCTTTCACCCCTTTTTGCAACTGCCCAGTTTAAGGTCACTACTGCATCGGAAGGAACTGAGCAAGGTACAGTTACAAATGGAACGCTGGAAGAAATCATCCAGTATGCTATGAAAAACCAGCCGCTGATCCGTCAATCTGTTATTGATGAGCGCATTACTGAAAATACAGTTAAAACAAAACTGGCAGATTGGTATCCGCAGATCAATTTCAATTACAGTTTGCAGCACAACTTTTTAATTCAGACGAGTATTATCGGAGGAAACCCTGTAAAACTTGGTGTGAATAATACTTCTGCTGCACAATTCACGCTGTCACAGGCGATTTTCAACCGGGACGTGCTTCTTGCAAAAAGAACACGCGGCGATGTGCAGCTTCAGGCGAGCCAGACCACAACCGCAAATAAAGTTGATCTTGCTGTAAATGTTTCCAAAGCATTTTATGATGTGCTGGCTACTTCACAGCAGATTTATGTTTCGCAGGAAGATATTGTTCGTTTGGAAAGAAGCTTGCAGGATGCTCAAAATCAGTACAAATCTGGTGTAACCGATAAGATTGATTACAAAAGAGCCATGATTTCTCTTAACAATACCAAAGCTGCCAAGAAAAGCAACGAGGATATTCTGAAGGGAAAACTTGAATATCTTAAATCACTGATGGGATATCCGATCGAAAAAGAACTGAAAATCAGTTACGATTCTCTTCAAATGGAAAGAGAAATGCTTATTGATACTATTCAGGGACCGGATGTTAATTCCAGAATCGAGTTCCAGCTTTTAACAACCCAGAAAAGACTTCAGGAGGCTAATGTTAGCTATAACAAAATGAGTTTCCTGCCAACGGTTGCGGCCAACGGAGCTTATAACTTAAACTATCAGAACAACAGATTTGGGGATCTTTACATCAATAATTATCCTCAGTCTTTTGCTGCTGTAACCCTGGCTTTACCTCTGTTTCAGGGCGGAAAGAGAAAGTATAATATCAACTCCGCTGAATGGCAGTTGAAAAGAACCAATCTGGACATAACGAACCTGAAAAACAATATAAATTCTGAATATGCCAATGCGCTTGGTTATTACAAGGGAAGCCTTGCTACGCTGCTGGCTCAGAAAGATAATGTTGACCTGGCCAAAGAAGTATATGATGTAATTCAGCTTCAATATAAATCAGGTATCAAAACATATCTGGAAGTAATTACTTCTGAAACAGATCTTCGTCTGGCCAGAATTAATTATTACAACGCACTCTATCAGGTGCTTGCCAACAAGATCGACGTACAAAAAGCCCTAGGCCAGTTAAACAACTATTAA
- a CDS encoding alpha/beta hydrolase: MLKTLLIVFCSLTLHLKSLAFEQVKQDTIPTILTYKKIDTLDLNLTIYKPADFSTNKKYPAIIFFFGGGWINGNISQFKNQALYFASRGMIAVLCDYRVASRNHTSPFDAVADAKSAIRYLRLNATNLHIDPKRIAAAGGSAGGHLAAAADLTKLEDSSADRTISARPNALVLFNPVFNNGPGEYGYDRIGERYPEISPFHNITKGAAPTIVFFGTKDKLVSVETAKAYQSKMKQNGNRCDLYFYPEQVHGFFNKGEYYLKTLNQADIFLESIGYIRGKPTI, translated from the coding sequence ATGCTCAAAACTCTTCTGATTGTCTTTTGTTCTTTGACTCTTCACCTGAAATCGCTTGCTTTTGAACAAGTAAAACAGGACACAATTCCGACAATTCTTACCTATAAAAAAATTGATACGCTAGATTTAAATCTAACGATTTACAAACCAGCGGACTTTTCAACCAACAAAAAATACCCGGCAATTATCTTCTTTTTTGGTGGCGGCTGGATAAATGGCAATATATCGCAATTTAAAAATCAGGCTCTTTACTTTGCTTCACGTGGTATGATTGCAGTTTTGTGCGATTACAGAGTCGCATCCAGAAATCATACCTCCCCTTTTGATGCCGTTGCTGATGCCAAATCGGCAATCCGGTATTTGAGGTTGAATGCTACAAACCTACATATTGATCCAAAGCGAATTGCAGCAGCCGGAGGTTCTGCGGGAGGTCATCTTGCGGCAGCAGCTGATTTAACAAAACTGGAAGATTCATCAGCGGATCGTACTATAAGCGCAAGACCTAATGCCCTGGTTTTGTTTAATCCGGTTTTCAATAATGGACCCGGAGAATATGGTTACGACCGGATTGGTGAGCGCTATCCGGAAATTTCCCCTTTCCATAATATTACCAAAGGCGCAGCACCAACCATTGTCTTTTTCGGGACAAAAGATAAGCTTGTATCCGTGGAAACAGCAAAAGCTTATCAGTCAAAAATGAAACAAAATGGTAACCGCTGTGACTTATATTTTTATCCTGAACAGGTACATGGCTTTTTTAACAAAGGTGAGTATTACCTGAAAACGCTGAACCAGGCAGATATTTTTCTGGAATCGATTGGATACATCCGGGGAAAACCAACAATTTAA
- a CDS encoding PAS domain-containing protein, with amino-acid sequence MIDSISTQENDRITALRSYDILDTLPEQDYENITQLASEICQTPIALVSLVDDKRQWFKSNYGLAARETPREYSFCAHAINNPTETFVINDSREDIRFSQNPLVTGDPNVIFYAGTPLVDENGFALGSLCVIDNVPKQLSDSQLSALKILARQVVNLLTIRKQNKELRQKDERQREEIAEQIKIRAALAESEARFRSLIDQAPVATCLFTGKNLNIELANDLMLSYWGKNSSAIGKPLAEVLPELKDQPFLDILNNVLTTGEPYQAVNMHAQIVVDGVLKSHYFDFTYQPVRNKEGEIYGVMDMAIDVTERVLSQQKIDEAQRQILSSFEQSPVAIALIDEPDLTFTMANPFYGQLVGRTPEVLIGKPFLSALPELAGQGFDDLLKEVMATGKPYVASETAVIITRENKKETIFVDLTYQPRLNANGKICGILVIATDVTGQVRNRQNIEASEARYRQFSQELEKRVDQRTQELTLANEDLVRLNSNLRQFAYIASHDMQEPLRKIQTFSSMLTQKLGTQLDEPSSHLLQRISSAAARMSSLIRDVLTYSLVDNKQQKFDHVSLNSVVSDALETLSLEIEQRNARIKVDEMAGLQGDKSQLVHLFQNLISNAIKFTPNHQVPDIRIQHFKKKRSELPADVQPGSTAHEFHQINISDNGIGFEPQYVDRIFQVFQRLHSQSKFPGTGVGLAICERVVANHGGGITAISKPGEGATFCIYLPG; translated from the coding sequence ATGATTGATTCTATTTCCACTCAGGAGAATGACCGTATCACCGCTCTTAGAAGCTACGACATTCTTGATACTTTACCTGAGCAGGACTATGAGAATATCACCCAGTTAGCATCCGAGATTTGTCAAACACCTATTGCGTTGGTAAGTCTGGTGGATGATAAAAGGCAATGGTTTAAGTCCAATTATGGGCTTGCAGCCCGGGAAACACCTCGTGAATATTCGTTTTGTGCACATGCCATCAATAATCCCACAGAAACATTTGTAATTAATGATTCAAGAGAGGATATACGTTTTTCACAAAATCCACTTGTCACCGGAGATCCAAATGTTATTTTTTATGCCGGAACACCACTTGTTGACGAGAATGGCTTTGCATTAGGTTCGTTATGTGTAATCGATAATGTTCCAAAACAGTTAAGTGATTCTCAACTTTCGGCGCTTAAAATTTTAGCCAGACAGGTTGTTAACCTACTGACTATCAGAAAACAAAATAAAGAGTTAAGGCAAAAAGATGAACGCCAGCGTGAAGAAATTGCGGAACAGATCAAAATTCGTGCTGCACTTGCGGAAAGTGAGGCACGTTTTCGTTCGCTGATTGACCAAGCTCCTGTGGCAACCTGCTTATTCACGGGCAAAAATCTTAACATAGAACTGGCAAATGATTTGATGTTAAGCTATTGGGGGAAAAATTCTTCCGCCATTGGTAAACCCCTGGCCGAGGTTCTGCCCGAACTCAAAGACCAGCCTTTTCTGGATATACTCAATAACGTTTTAACCACTGGTGAACCATATCAGGCCGTAAACATGCATGCGCAAATTGTAGTGGACGGGGTGTTGAAAAGCCATTATTTCGACTTCACTTATCAGCCGGTACGCAACAAAGAAGGGGAAATTTACGGCGTGATGGACATGGCCATTGATGTTACCGAAAGGGTTCTTTCACAACAAAAAATTGATGAAGCCCAGCGTCAGATTCTTTCTTCTTTTGAACAATCGCCAGTTGCAATTGCGCTGATTGACGAACCTGATCTCACTTTTACAATGGCTAATCCTTTTTATGGACAATTGGTTGGCCGGACACCGGAAGTGCTCATCGGAAAACCATTTTTATCGGCACTGCCTGAATTAGCAGGACAGGGATTTGATGATCTGTTGAAAGAAGTAATGGCAACCGGCAAACCCTATGTTGCTTCGGAAACGGCTGTGATAATTACGCGTGAAAATAAAAAAGAAACGATTTTTGTTGATTTGACTTATCAGCCAAGACTAAATGCTAATGGTAAAATATGCGGAATTCTGGTTATCGCTACCGATGTGACTGGGCAGGTCAGAAACCGGCAAAATATTGAAGCAAGCGAAGCCAGGTACCGTCAATTTTCACAAGAATTGGAAAAACGTGTAGACCAGCGCACCCAGGAGCTTACCTTGGCCAATGAAGACTTGGTTCGTCTGAATAGCAACCTCCGACAGTTTGCGTATATTGCCAGTCATGATATGCAGGAGCCTTTGCGTAAAATACAGACATTCAGCTCGATGTTAACGCAAAAACTGGGCACTCAGCTGGACGAACCGTCATCGCATCTTCTGCAAAGAATAAGTTCTGCCGCCGCCAGAATGTCTTCCCTGATCCGAGATGTATTGACCTATTCGCTTGTCGATAATAAACAACAGAAATTTGATCATGTTTCCTTGAATTCCGTGGTAAGCGACGCGCTGGAAACATTATCTCTCGAAATTGAGCAAAGAAATGCCCGAATTAAGGTGGATGAGATGGCGGGATTGCAGGGTGATAAATCCCAGCTGGTTCATTTATTTCAGAATCTTATTTCCAATGCTATTAAATTTACTCCTAATCATCAGGTGCCTGATATCCGGATTCAGCACTTTAAAAAGAAAAGAAGTGAATTGCCTGCTGATGTACAGCCCGGAAGTACTGCTCATGAATTCCATCAGATTAACATTAGTGACAACGGCATTGGTTTTGAGCCACAATATGTAGACCGCATCTTCCAGGTTTTTCAAAGATTGCATAGTCAGAGTAAATTCCCCGGAACCGGTGTCGGTCTGGCGATTTGTGAACGCGTGGTAGCTAACCATGGCGGCGGTATTACAGCAATTAGCAAGCCTGGCGAAGGGGCCACATTTTGCATTTATTTACCGGGGTAA
- a CDS encoding efflux RND transporter permease subunit has product MIADIFIKRPVTAIVASIVLVLVGLISLTTLPVAQYPDVTPPTVTISGTFTGADAQTVEQTTTTAIETQVNGTPGMSYMSSNSTSSGQSSINVVFDIGTDVNIAALDVQNRVSVAEPALPDVVKRLGLTVRKRQPAIMVAVALYSPKGTHSAQFIGNYANIYLKDRIQRVKGVGDIVSRADDFGMRIWLNPEKLASLNMTPSDITASLAENNLQIAAGTVGSTPQPTAQAFEYSVLTNSRLNTEEQFNNIIVRSSPSEGSVVYLKDVARVELGKFDYNANAFVNGKPAAFVLIYQAPGANALDTYDGIMAALAEMKKTFPKDIDYVIPVETASVVRVSIEEVLHTFGEAMLLVVIVVFLFLQNWRATLIPILAIPVSLIGTFIFFIPFGFTINTLTLFAFVLAIGIVVDDAIVVVEAVQHNIDHGRMSPKDATKKAMDEISGPVIAIALILAAVFVPVSFVPGIVGRLYQQFAITIAVSVLLSAFVALSLTPALCAMMLKPTKGANEKKNWLEKFFDKFNKWFDGVSRSYTRGVSKWIKGTPYVIIMMVCLIVGLVFLFKNKPSGFIPVEDEGRLFVTYEMQEGASTTRNIAMIKEVMRRVQSIPEIKTVGGLAGLNVISFSNKSNVGTMFVTLQPWADRKGAEHHVQAVIKQIQQKTGDIKEARVLAIAPPAIPGLGQTSGFTFELQQTTSTDDIKKFEAVTQKFLGAVNQRPEIGMAYTFFNAKTPSYQIDVDRDKTKKLGVQVNDVFNTLSTLLGSTYVNDFNLYGRNFRVMVQADSSFRSNLDQLNKFYVRNSQGNMIPLSAIITSKVVENPALISHYNIYRSVEINGVPKPGFSSGQAIQALKEVAATLPDGYGYEFSGMSSEEIKAGDATTTIFAISIVFVFLFLAALYESWSIPFSVLFAVPIGALGSIITLTLLPNLTNNIYAQIGLITLIGLAAKNAILIVEFAKERVDGGMELVKATLEAVQLRLRPIIMTSLAFILGVLPLAFASGAAAESRKTIGWTVFGGMLAATSLAIFVVPVLFVAIEKIAYKQKKKRQDRESRLI; this is encoded by the coding sequence ATGATTGCAGATATTTTTATAAAAAGGCCTGTTACAGCGATTGTTGCTTCAATCGTGCTTGTACTGGTAGGCCTTATTTCCCTGACGACACTGCCCGTTGCCCAGTATCCGGATGTAACCCCGCCCACAGTGACGATCTCGGGTACCTTTACCGGGGCCGACGCCCAGACGGTCGAGCAGACTACGACGACTGCGATTGAAACGCAGGTGAATGGTACGCCCGGCATGAGCTATATGTCATCCAACAGTACAAGTAGCGGACAAAGCAGCATTAACGTTGTTTTTGATATTGGTACTGATGTTAACATTGCAGCGCTTGACGTGCAGAACCGTGTAAGTGTGGCTGAGCCCGCCCTTCCGGATGTTGTAAAAAGATTAGGTCTTACCGTTCGTAAAAGACAGCCGGCTATTATGGTTGCGGTGGCTTTGTATTCACCAAAAGGAACGCACAGCGCGCAGTTTATTGGTAACTATGCCAACATTTATCTGAAAGACAGAATCCAGCGTGTAAAAGGTGTAGGTGATATTGTTTCCCGTGCGGATGACTTTGGTATGCGTATCTGGCTAAACCCGGAAAAGCTGGCCAGCTTAAATATGACGCCTTCTGATATTACGGCATCTTTGGCAGAAAATAACCTTCAGATTGCAGCCGGTACCGTTGGTTCAACACCTCAGCCAACTGCGCAAGCATTTGAATACAGCGTTCTTACAAACAGCCGTCTGAATACTGAGGAGCAGTTTAACAATATTATTGTACGCTCTTCTCCTTCGGAAGGAAGTGTGGTTTATTTGAAAGATGTTGCCCGCGTAGAGCTTGGTAAATTTGACTATAACGCCAATGCTTTTGTTAATGGAAAACCTGCTGCCTTTGTTTTGATCTATCAGGCGCCGGGTGCAAACGCACTTGATACTTACGATGGTATTATGGCTGCGCTTGCAGAAATGAAAAAAACTTTTCCAAAGGATATCGACTACGTAATTCCTGTTGAAACGGCTTCTGTGGTAAGGGTTTCTATTGAAGAAGTATTACACACGTTTGGTGAAGCAATGCTCCTTGTGGTAATTGTGGTATTCCTTTTCCTTCAGAACTGGCGTGCAACACTTATCCCTATCCTTGCAATTCCTGTATCGTTGATCGGAACATTTATATTCTTTATTCCTTTCGGATTTACAATCAATACGCTGACACTTTTCGCCTTCGTACTTGCAATTGGTATTGTGGTGGATGATGCGATTGTGGTGGTGGAGGCCGTCCAGCATAATATTGACCACGGCCGTATGTCGCCAAAAGATGCGACCAAAAAAGCGATGGATGAAATATCCGGACCCGTTATTGCGATCGCCCTTATTCTTGCAGCGGTATTCGTACCGGTAAGTTTTGTGCCAGGTATTGTAGGACGACTTTATCAGCAGTTTGCGATTACTATTGCGGTTTCAGTACTTCTTTCTGCCTTCGTTGCGCTTTCTTTAACACCAGCGCTTTGTGCGATGATGCTCAAACCAACCAAAGGTGCAAACGAGAAAAAGAACTGGCTTGAAAAGTTCTTTGATAAATTCAACAAATGGTTTGACGGCGTTTCCCGCTCATATACAAGAGGCGTTTCCAAATGGATCAAAGGCACACCTTACGTAATTATCATGATGGTTTGTCTGATCGTTGGTCTTGTGTTTTTGTTCAAAAACAAACCTTCCGGCTTTATTCCGGTGGAAGATGAAGGGCGTCTTTTTGTAACCTATGAAATGCAGGAAGGTGCTTCAACGACCCGTAACATTGCGATGATTAAGGAAGTTATGAGACGTGTGCAGTCTATTCCGGAAATTAAAACCGTCGGTGGTCTTGCAGGTCTTAACGTAATCAGCTTTTCAAATAAGTCTAACGTAGGTACCATGTTTGTTACCTTACAGCCTTGGGCTGACCGGAAAGGTGCTGAGCACCATGTACAGGCTGTGATCAAACAAATACAACAAAAGACTGGTGACATCAAAGAAGCGAGAGTTCTTGCCATTGCTCCTCCCGCGATTCCTGGTCTTGGTCAGACATCCGGTTTTACTTTTGAACTTCAACAGACAACCAGTACGGATGATATCAAGAAATTTGAAGCTGTAACCCAAAAATTCCTTGGTGCTGTAAACCAGCGTCCTGAAATTGGAATGGCCTATACTTTCTTTAATGCAAAAACACCTTCTTACCAGATTGATGTGGATCGTGATAAAACCAAGAAACTGGGAGTTCAGGTAAATGATGTTTTTAACACTTTGTCTACACTTTTAGGTAGTACCTATGTGAACGACTTTAACCTTTACGGACGTAATTTCCGGGTAATGGTACAGGCAGACAGCAGTTTCCGCTCAAATCTGGATCAGCTTAACAAGTTTTATGTGAGAAATTCGCAAGGTAATATGATTCCGTTATCTGCGATCATCACCAGCAAAGTTGTTGAAAACCCGGCGCTTATCTCCCACTATAATATTTACCGGTCAGTTGAAATTAACGGAGTTCCAAAACCAGGTTTCAGTTCTGGCCAGGCTATTCAGGCACTTAAAGAAGTAGCAGCCACGCTTCCTGATGGCTACGGTTATGAATTCTCCGGTATGAGTTCGGAAGAGATAAAAGCGGGTGACGCGACAACAACGATCTTTGCAATTTCGATTGTGTTCGTATTCCTATTCCTTGCTGCGCTTTACGAAAGCTGGTCTATTCCATTCTCAGTACTTTTTGCCGTACCGATTGGAGCTTTGGGATCGATTATTACGCTGACATTGCTTCCGAATCTTACCAATAATATTTATGCGCAGATCGGTCTTATCACACTGATCGGACTTGCAGCCAAGAACGCGATTCTTATCGTGGAATTTGCCAAAGAGCGTGTGGATGGTGGTATGGAACTGGTGAAGGCAACATTGGAAGCTGTTCAGCTTCGTCTTCGTCCGATCATTATGACATCACTTGCCTTTATTCTCGGGGTACTTCCTTTGGCATTCGCAAGTGGAGCTGCCGCTGAATCACGCAAAACCATTGGTTGGACGGTATTTGGAGGGATGCTTGCTGCGACATCGCTGGCGATCTTTGTAGTACCAGTACTTTTTGTAGCGATTGAAAAAATTGCTTACAAACAAAAGAAAAAAAGACAAGATCGTGAATCAAGATTGATCTAA
- a CDS encoding efflux RND transporter periplasmic adaptor subunit codes for MFLNSSKYYTAALSVLVMVSCAKKNDQAAQQGPPPVNVTLEEVKSTDAVYHDTYPASVNALNVVELRPQVTGFITGIHFQDGARVRKGQLLYTVDSQLYAANYDQAVANLNVQKANTVKAQKDADRYHELDKNDAVAKQLVDNADAALEVAKKQEDAARASIKAANTNVRYTQVTAPFDGVIGISLVKVGAAVSAGQTVLNTVSTDGQLAVDFNVDQKEIYRFTNLLKNSKASDSTFTIAFGTDIYPYPGKILLIDRAVDPQTGSIKTRLTFPNKDNMLRAGMTGTVRVLNTASKGAVLIPYKAVTEQLGEFFVYVAADSNKVSQRKLLLGEPIGTNIIVKEGLKAGEKIAVEGVQNLREGATISTGTPPAAATAAAPAKK; via the coding sequence ATGTTTTTAAATTCATCAAAATATTATACAGCAGCATTATCAGTTTTGGTGATGGTTTCCTGCGCAAAAAAGAACGATCAGGCCGCTCAGCAAGGTCCGCCGCCGGTTAACGTAACACTTGAAGAAGTAAAATCTACGGATGCAGTATATCACGATACATATCCTGCCAGCGTAAATGCTTTAAATGTAGTTGAGCTTCGTCCGCAGGTAACTGGTTTTATTACTGGCATTCATTTCCAGGACGGTGCAAGAGTAAGAAAAGGACAGTTGCTTTATACTGTGGATTCGCAGCTCTATGCCGCCAACTACGATCAGGCAGTTGCGAATTTGAACGTACAAAAAGCAAATACGGTGAAAGCGCAGAAAGATGCCGACCGTTACCACGAGCTTGATAAAAATGACGCGGTTGCAAAACAACTTGTAGACAATGCAGACGCAGCTCTTGAAGTAGCAAAAAAACAAGAAGATGCAGCTCGCGCAAGTATCAAAGCAGCGAACACCAACGTTCGTTATACACAGGTTACGGCACCTTTTGATGGTGTAATCGGCATTTCTCTTGTAAAAGTTGGTGCAGCAGTGAGCGCAGGACAAACCGTTTTGAATACGGTTTCAACGGACGGACAGCTTGCAGTAGATTTCAATGTTGACCAAAAAGAAATCTATCGTTTTACTAATCTTTTGAAAAACTCAAAAGCTTCTGATTCAACTTTTACGATTGCTTTTGGGACAGATATCTATCCGTATCCTGGAAAAATTCTTTTGATCGACCGCGCAGTTGATCCACAAACAGGATCGATCAAAACACGTTTGACTTTTCCAAATAAAGACAATATGCTTCGTGCCGGGATGACCGGAACAGTTAGAGTTTTAAATACTGCTTCAAAAGGAGCCGTACTTATTCCTTATAAAGCAGTTACTGAGCAGCTGGGTGAATTCTTCGTATATGTAGCGGCCGATTCAAATAAAGTTAGTCAGCGTAAACTTCTATTGGGAGAGCCGATTGGTACCAATATTATTGTAAAAGAAGGTCTTAAAGCAGGTGAGAAAATTGCTGTGGAAGGCGTTCAGAATTTACGTGAAGGAGCAACCATTTCTACGGGAACACCGCCGGCGGCCGCAACAGCAGCAGCCCCTGCAAAAAAATAA
- a CDS encoding DUF1810 domain-containing protein — MNLEDDMDKFVSAQNRDYNQALAEIKNGRKQGHWIWYIFPQISGLGMSTTSAFYGIKNIGQASRYLEHPVLGKRLIEISNAILEIKGKTANQILGSPDDLKLRSSMTLFNLVKNTDPVFQAVLDKYFNGIPDQRTIDLVKKS; from the coding sequence ATGAACTTGGAAGATGACATGGATAAATTTGTAAGCGCGCAGAATCGTGATTACAATCAGGCACTTGCTGAAATTAAAAACGGTAGAAAACAGGGACACTGGATATGGTATATCTTCCCACAAATTTCCGGCCTTGGCATGAGCACTACCTCCGCATTTTATGGTATTAAAAATATCGGACAGGCCAGCCGTTATCTCGAACACCCGGTCCTTGGCAAAAGACTGATTGAAATTTCAAATGCTATTTTGGAAATAAAAGGAAAAACAGCAAATCAAATTCTAGGAAGTCCTGATGATCTGAAACTTAGGTCAAGTATGACTTTATTTAATTTGGTAAAAAACACAGATCCAGTTTTTCAAGCTGTTCTGGACAAATACTTTAATGGAATTCCGGATCAGAGAACAATTGATCTTGTTAAAAAATCATGA